The genomic window CATTTTGAAAGATTTGTACCCACTAATAGATAcatgctgttgttgttgttttttcttttaagctaaatatatatatgtttgtTGTTGTATCTCCTGGAAACCTGTCctttctttcagaaaatattaCATGTTTTGCACAGTTTAACCCTACATATGTATGTGGGGTGATTTGAAATCTCTCCATTATCAAGCAACAGAATTGTACTATATATTAATGACTGGGGGTTGTTTCTTTTCTAGAAGAAATAATCAGCTTCCCCTTCATGTCTTGCTAGGACAACAGCTGCAGATGAGATTGAGCTTCCATATTTAATACATTCTATTAACTTCACACATCCAAACACACACTGGCTCACTCCCTGACGCACCCCAGTGTCACATTAGAGGTGAGCAGGCCCTAATTAAAAGCAGGCACCATCTGCCGGAGTGCGGTGGCAGAGTGGCACTCCACAGCCATCCTGAGTCCTGTGATTGGAATGTATTATTTATGAGCTCAAAGACAAAACACGCTGCTTGGCTGGTGAAAGCTGCATTAGGAGCTGGATAGCACCATCTAATGGAATGGAGCGCCACTGGCTATTcatctttcctcttcctctctcctcAGTCTACTCCCCcaataattttgttttgcagtCTTGTCCTTGGATTTTCTGTGATAGTGTTTCAGACAATTTTGTCTCTCATATTCTGCTTTTATACAAGATTGGAAAGGGTTGTTGAAATATTAAACTAATTGTGGGGGAATTGTGCAGCCTTTTGTTTCCTTCCAGTGCCACACATAGGGTTTTGCTTTCTGTAGCAGAAGTGATACTGATGTGATGTGGTGGTACAGAAGAACACAAGGAAGATAGATAAGCAAGATCAGTTTACTGCATTTTTCCAGTTCCTCCCAGGGACCCATGTAATGGAAGTATCCACTGCTCCATCTGAAAATTCTATTTTCATATGGAAATTGACCCTAACTaggggggagggaaggcaggatGACAGTACACTACAGACTGTGTGAAATTTCTTTACTGTATTGAAAAGaaagggcaggatttggggaaaGCTGCAGCTTTGGACCTTCCTCTCTGCAAGCAGAGATCATAACCTCTTCCAGCTTGCAGAAATCATGTTCTGTTATTGCTTCTTAGTGCGGAAATGGATGAGGAGGTGTTGGACTGAGGGGTGAAATACACTTTGTCAGGAGAGGAAAAGGGTGACAGGGAAGGAGCCCTTTTTGTGTTAGTTGGTCCACCAATCTACTTTGGTTGACTACTAGATTACAGCACTGCATCTAGTAGAAATGTATATTGTGACAATGACCTTTTGGATATGCAGGTTAAGAATAGTCATGCTGATTCAAAATAATCTAGGGAATAATTTTCTGGTCCTTAGCCTTTTTGTAATGTTCCTGAGTTTTGCAGTATTCCATGCTGGGTATCCAGCAGTATGGCTTCAGCACAAACAAGCAGGTAGGACTGGACTGAAACTTGAAATATGACATTTTTCAACAGTAACATCTAATAGaacctctttttttaaaattacagaatGCGGTTGCTACTTCAACTCGGGCAAAACAAAACCCTGAATAAAATGATATTTATTTTGCTAAAATtgagcaaaataaataaataaataaatagataaataattaaataaatatggGAGgtgtgcattttattttttgtatcaGCATGTTTTAAAGAATGTTGAAATGATATAAATCATGACACATCTATGATTACATGTCCTCTTATTGTTTGTGTTTAGAACATACGCCATCAGAAGGATAAAAGATGCCTTTAGAGAAAACAAGAACATAACAGACTCTGAAAAAATAGAAGAACTACTGAATAAAGCCAAAGTAAACCTACAGGTTATTCAACGGCAGGTATGTtaatttctctaattttttaTGGGAGTTGTTCACTACTCACTTAACTGTCTTATGCCACtagagatggaaaaaaatatttccttgctaAAGACATCTCTTGATAAATATGAGTTTTTGTCTGAATTTGTCTTTCATCATAGGTTCAGAGGGGTGACTTTGACTCAAAATAGTCTCACtttcttctgtgtttgttttttcccatcTCCAGATACAGTGTTAGAATAgtaaaagaacaagaaaatccTGAAGCGAATTAAGTAAATGCTGGCTAAATATGTCCAAACAGGGTGATAGGTTCTTCTTTGGAAAATTTGAGTCACTGGCAATATTCTTCTTCAACCTTGTCTGAGTAGCATTTATAGCATCTCTTTTCCTTCCACTAGGTACCATGTTGCTAAGAAATGAAGTAGACTTGGTTGAAACTTCAGatactttttaaatttctcattCATACTCACTGTCTATCTAAAGTGACCACTAAAAATTGGAAGAAGCAAGTTTCTATGCCTGAACTCTCTGCGAGAACTTACAGCACTTAAGCTGCTCCTCCTTGCAAAATCTGTGCTTGCTGACAGCAGTCAGAGCTCAGTAGTACTTTTATTAAACACTGAATGAACATGGGCACCTGCTCCTCCATGGTTTGCTTTAATATGGCTCTTTAAACAACCAGCAGGTCAGTTAGCTGGGTTCTTATTTTAGTGGGGAGCTGGGCCCTTTGATTTGACAATTAAGTATGGATGCTTAGGtgcaagatattttttttttattttcatctccCAGGGTGTTGTTTTGTGCTACCATAGTTTTGCTATCTTTTTTTAACTCAAACACtgctaattttttatttaagtgTTTCTCAAAGAAGCAATTTTGATTGGATTGTTCCAATGCAATTACATTTGAATGCTGGGGTGTTTTTTCTCAGATCTCTAGGTGATAATTGGCATTTTCAGCTCTTCTAATTCTTGCTTAAGATAAAGTCTTGCTAAATAAAaactttccaattttttttttcccagcaaaacAGGATTCTACTGATCTGAGTCCTAATAGGTCTGggacagattttaaaataaaactctttCCTCTCTAAGTCCTGTGTAAACTCAGATTACCTTGTTTCTGTAGATCCTAAAAAAAAGATATTATTTCTCTAAAACAGACTTCACAGGCTGGACTTTTGTCTAGGGTAAGGGTCTTGCCTTGCACCTTTTTTGAAGTTTTCTTTTAGCCTAAAGATTTTCCCTCAGCATCAGTCAGCATCTTTCTGTTATGCATTTATTACTGTATCGCTGGGACATACCAGAATAATTCAGAATGACCTCAGTTATTGCTAAGCCTGGAGGGTTTTGCGTGTTTGTTTCAAATATCAGCTATTTAAGGGCCTTCTTCAACATGAGAAGCCAAATTGCTGAAGTTGCTTTTAAATCAGATCACTGTCATTCCATGTAAGAATTTCAGGGAAAATATACTTGAAAAGCAAGGAGTATTAAAGACACTGACACAACTTTCCATTTTTAACACTGCTAGGACAGTGAAACTTATGTTGAAATATATCTTTAATGTTGCACTTCTAGACATTTTCCAGAGAAAGTACAATCATGCTGCATCCACTTTTGGAAGGATTTATCTTACGTGTTTTCAAGAATAATGGATAATAAATATTATACAGTAACATAATAGGCAATGGAACTTTCTaacaaaaaataatcagaagaaaattattttaccaAGATAATTTTTTGACAtgcatccctggaagagttGATTGTTTGGgtattaaagattttttttttcccctaaaaaattGCAAACTGTTGTGCTTTGCAGAACTTCTGTTATGTTTCGATGTCATCTCACTCCCATCTGTAAAGCAAGagataaatgtaaaaatattaaCACTGTCTTAAGAGTTTTTCATCAGGACTATTAAAAACCTGACCATCTCAGttcatattaatatttatttggtGTCAAATTTCATCATGCTCTGTCGAAAAAGTTCATTCTCCCTCTTTGTTTAATTGAAGACCTAAGTAATGAAGTCATCTGACATTATTAAGACTTTGTATTTAAAACTAACCAAGCATAATATaaagtgcttttatttttaaatgcagaagCGCTGAAGCAAACATGAGATCTAGAGTACCATTTTTTGCTTAGTTTGGAGTTTATTATGATGTGGTTCATCTTGGTATTTTTCTAGTGTGTCAGTAGAAATTAAATAATATCCCTCTTTGCTGACAATTTGTTGTTACTCTAAAATCAAATTTATATTCACTTTGGATTCTAATTTATTGTTTAGTCATCAAAGTGACCATTGAAGTGTAAGGTTCATAAATAACTATTTGAATCAGCCTAGTGGGAAATGTGAAAAGTGACAGATTACTGTCATTTTGTTCATGTCAGTCACTGTACAGTTTGCTGGAGTGTTATAAAAGTTGCTTTATAATGCTGAAAAGCATGGAGGAACATTAATCTCCAGCTTAGTCCTCTCTGCTTATTAttgggtttgattttttaataGCCTGGCTAACGGAAGGAACAACTCATTTTCAACACTGTTTGCAAAGATTTCTGTGGGTGTGTGTTTACTGTGTAAACAGCAAAATTTGGTTGTTTACACAGTAGTTGTTTTGTCTTTCCTGTAGAGAAGGGTGTTGTGAGAAATGCATTCTCACAAATAAGTTTGAAATAGAAAGTTTTAAGAAGTTTTGAGGTGAAGTCTGGAAGGTGTTTGAGGATTGTCATAACAGCCATTTCCCAGCTATGCTAATATGATTTCATTTGTGAGTTTCTATTACTATTAGTAATGTTACTATGTTTGTGGTAGGGGAATTTCCACTGAAAtgtactgctgctgctgctgaaatttaAGATTTATGAAAGCCACTGTGGAGATTGGCTAATATTAAGCGTTTTGAAGTTTTCTTTATGCCATTCTCTCTCTCGGGTTTTGAACTGAAAACCTAACAGTGAAGTTCAGAAGCAATAGTAGACGTGTGTGCTCTGATTAAAGCCTTGTTTCACTTACAGGTTATCTCATTCTTCTCTAGTGCTTTCTCCTCAGTTTTATATTGTGGCTGGAAGATCTCAGTCATCTTGTCCAGCTAAGTAAGATTATTCTGTTTTTCTTGGCAGCTCTGAGCCTTTGTTATCAATTTTACTGGTTTTAACATCACACAACTACAGTACTCTTCAATAAAAGGGTTTTAATATTTCACAGCTTTTGTTTGTCTCTTTAAATAATCCAAACTGATGAGATGCTGGTTTGCACAAACCTTGGTCAGGAGACAAGAGATGCACCTTGAGTGTTCAGACAGTTGGGACTTGGGAATCTGCCTCTTTTACAGCTGGCTGGTCGTCTGTGCTTTTTAAGGGAACagataaacttttcttttgGGTCTGAGCTGTTTTTCCTTAGGCTTGACCTCTTACGGTTCCCTTCATGAAGGAATGTGGTGTTGATGCAGGAAACCTCAGCTAGAAAGGTTCCACTGATAATTATAAATACTGAGTACTTGCAGCATTTTTCATGTTTGCAGCATGTTGTAAAGTACATTCTAATCCTTGAAATATGCATTGCTTGTAGTAACTTCAGCTCCATTTCTCTTAATGAAATGCTACATGACTGTGCTTTGATAAAAGCCCATGTCATACTTAGTGTAAGATTTTGGTCTCGTATTCTTATGTTTTTCCATAGTCGAAATTCTTAGTATGGTCTTGTGCTGAAACTTGTGCAAAATAAGAACAAATCTTCTggatcttttatttttcagcaagCCAAATTGCCAGTGCAGCTGTGTATAGCCAAGTACTGTGCCTTCTTGAGGTGTTTATTAGCAGTATCTTATCTTGGCAATATTTTGAATTTGAGTAACACTTGAATGGAAGTGGAAATTAAACTGAATCAGTGTACTAATACAGCACTCATATTATTATGAATTAATGACCATAAATCCATAAGGAAACTTTCTGTTAATCAAAATAACATAAAtattaaagcatgtttaataaatATTAGCAAGACAAGCAATTTCAATTATAGTTGTTATAAGAAATGAAAGGTAGGAGTACTACCCTAGTTTACTGCACCTGGTTTGAATTGACTGCTCGGCCTTTGAGCAGCAAATATTCCTATATTAGTAATTGTCAAGGTGTATTACTTCTGGACTGAAAGCATTTTGTTGAGTATTTGGAGGACTGGTACCAATTTACACAGTTGTGAGTTTGTGACATTGGAATTGACTGTGTGAAGGAACTTACCAAACTTTAAGAAATGTTCTGGGCATCTGCACAAGTTGTGTTTATACTGCAGAGCACTGTAGGCTGGATGCCCTTTGCAGGAGGAGATTCATTTTGAAAACTCTTGTTAGTATTAGATTTGAGCTACAGGTTGTATTTATGTCTAAATTTTATGAATATGTAAGAAAGTTGCAAAATGCTGTGTAATGTGTTTCATTACATTGGCAGCAGTTCTGAGGCCATGAGGAAAGAAtagctggaaaagccctttgaaCACAAGGGGCAGCACCACGCTACTGTTCAGCAATGAGTATAGTATTGGCAAATCATGTcttcctgctggcagacagTTCTGTTGGAGTTCTAATATGGTTCATTCTTATCAAGTTTGTCATTGCAAGGAAGTTTTAAAATCACAgattattttgctgcttttcttgaGAAGCTCTTCaaattttatctcttttttttccagcttcaCAGTGGCAAATACCTATTTCTCtacaaaaatacagatttttctaCCATGAAATTGTAGACTTACAGTTCTTAGATAAGGAGATTGCCCTTGGAAGTTTGCTGGGGCTTTCACTCATGccatgtatttttatttattacagtTGGACATCATTTTCCAGCCAAGATAGAGGTGACATTACACACAGAGAATTTTTCTTACCTCTCTGGCCATTTAGTTACACTTAAAGCAAGTGTAGACACAGTAAAGTTTTCAAATGTTTCACCCACAGTAGAAGAGTGGGAGTGAGTGGCATAATCAAACAATGAACAAATATCCTGGTAAAACAGTTTTTTCAAGTCACTGCACGATATCTATTAACTACCTATACACTTCTAAATCCTTGGATTGGCGGCTAGAACATAGAAAATGTTTGGCATGAGCCTCTTGCATTTCTCTTGCTCCTAGCCTGTTGCAGTACTGGTAGTCAGTTTTTAATTGCTTACCACATCATGAGTTCTCACTTGTTTGGTTCCTTGCCTGGAATTACCAAAATTATGCTGGAAGCTTGTGGCAAAGCCACAAACT from Agelaius phoeniceus isolate bAgePho1 chromosome 1, bAgePho1.hap1, whole genome shotgun sequence includes these protein-coding regions:
- the LYRM4 gene encoding LYR motif-containing protein 4 isoform X4; amino-acid sequence: MAASSRAQVLRLYRALLRESQRFSCYGYRTYAIRRIKDAFRENKNITDSEKIEELLNKAKVNLQVIQRQVPCC